One window of Rhinoraja longicauda isolate Sanriku21f chromosome 9, sRhiLon1.1, whole genome shotgun sequence genomic DNA carries:
- the sertad4 gene encoding uncharacterized protein sertad4 isoform X4, which produces MCAAQPQFITRSARESQESSCKGISNFLTTSKIAYFKRKYVEDEDLHPPAHSCCQRARTLVAPEDRTHILRLSLEKLRLIEDPEVFLRRSVLINNLLKRIRGEMQNDWYLSACSFGETRPNNWFGSQDSTCRKRLRIAKEYESNLHDCCFYQERANQYSVIPFSVYNGERVASTLPSCSRQGMDCPDVYGIHSAHPRIELATSALSDIYENIEKKGDKEINKEDEHQKGSNTEKHTSCERGLPHVCSDKEVDCTATGFRNDGIVSPESGLDSSILKQYVGDHKLCCVEEAKLEAACFAMATTNSLTSITKSTCRVSDTY; this is translated from the exons AATCCTCTTGCAAAGGAATCTCAAATTTTCTAACAACGTCCAAGATAGCATACTTCAAACGGAAATATGTGGAAGATGAAGATCTTCATCCACCTGCTCACAGTTGTTGCCAAAGA GCACGGACATTGGTCGCTCCTGAGGATCGTACCCACATACTTCGTTTATCATTGGAAAAATTAAGACTGATTGAAGATCCCGAAGTATTTTTGCGTCGATCAGTACTGATCAACAACTTACTGAAGCGGATCCGAGGGGAGATGCAGAATGACTGGTATTTGTCTGCCTGCTCTTTTGGGGAGACGAGGCCTAATAATTGGTTTGGATCACAAGACTCTACCTGCAGGAAACGGCTGCGGATTGCCAAGGAGTATGAGAGCAACCTGCATGATTGCTGCTTTTACCAGGAACGTGCCAACCAGTATTCAGTGATACCTTTCTCAGTTTATAATGGAGAGAGAGTTGCCTCCACTCTGCCAAGTTGCTCCCGCCAGGGCATGGACTGCCCTGACGTTTACGGAATCCACAGCGCGCATCCCAGAATTGAACTGGCAACCAGTGCATTGTCTGACATTTATGAGAACATTGAAAAAAAAGGTGATAAGGAAATCAATAAGGAAGATGAGCATCAAAAGGGAAGCAACACAGAGAAACATACCTCCTGCGAAAGGGGCCTCCCTCATGTGTGCAGTGATAAGGAGGTTGATTGCACAGCGACTGGCTTCAGAAATGATGGAATTGTTTCTCCTGAATCTGGGTTAGATTCCAGCATATTAAAGCAATATGTAGGCGATCATAAACTTTGTTGTGTAGAGGAAGCAAAATTAGAAGCAGCTTGTTTTGCAATGGCCACAACCAACAGTTTAACAAGCATAACTAAGAGCACATGCAGAGTCAGTGACACTTATTAG